A genomic stretch from Erysipelothrix sp. HDW6C includes:
- a CDS encoding ATP-binding cassette domain-containing protein yields the protein MLELKNIKKSYVVGDITTVALNDVSIAFREQEFVAILGTSGSGKTTSLNIIGGLDRYDSGHLIINGRDTSNFAEKDWDAYRNNSIGFVFQSYNLINHLSIVANVEMGMTLSGVSSSEKNKKAIEVLKLVGLEDHLHKKPNQLSGGQQQRVAIARALANDPEILLCDEPTGALDSETSTQIMDLIKEVASDRLVIMVTHNPELAHDYADRIVEFKDGKIISDSNPYVSDERDDKFVLKHTSMSFFTALKLSFNNIRTKKGRTFLTSFASSIGIIGIAVILSLSSGFQIQIDKFQADAMSEFPIIISQSAMNMDEETMKQYQEGIAAKKDFVDSDEVYLYNPKDQELIHKNKLDAEFLDYLSDIDPEYTGNIGYTYITGLNLLREVDGKAQPVSFTVANNNSQMGAVVSGNTGISTFPININPEKKFLEGSYDILAGDYPASETDLVLVVDEQNRIDENLLEGLGFDIDGMESMKFSDIVGTEVKWIPNNAYYKETRFGNFLPNDNYDEMYADSGAITLRISAVVRQGKDSQVAILNKGIVYSDALSQRIIELSKDSDIVNKQKDADYNILSMEKIDDDSKKQVLSYLGGSEEPVMVTVYPKDFENKDKVLDYLDAFNKGKVSEDNVVYTDLASTMTNMTKGIMDGITIVLIAFAAISLVVSLIMIGIITYTSVIERTKEIGILKALGARKKDITRVFDAETFILGVFSGTLGVVIAYLLTFPINAIIFQLTDLSNVAQLQPLHAIILVAISTVLTMIGGHIPAKIASKKDPVVALQSE from the coding sequence ATGTTAGAACTTAAGAATATTAAAAAGTCCTACGTTGTTGGTGACATTACCACTGTTGCTTTAAATGATGTATCGATAGCTTTCCGAGAACAAGAATTCGTTGCAATCCTGGGAACGAGTGGTTCAGGGAAAACGACATCCCTAAACATAATCGGTGGATTGGATCGTTACGACTCCGGTCATCTGATTATCAACGGTCGCGATACAAGCAATTTTGCCGAGAAAGATTGGGACGCCTACCGAAACAATTCAATTGGATTTGTTTTTCAAAGTTACAATCTCATTAACCATTTAAGCATTGTTGCAAACGTTGAAATGGGTATGACATTGAGTGGCGTTTCATCTTCAGAGAAAAATAAAAAAGCAATTGAAGTTTTAAAACTTGTGGGATTGGAAGATCACCTTCACAAGAAACCGAATCAACTCAGTGGCGGACAACAGCAACGTGTTGCGATTGCGCGTGCACTTGCAAATGACCCCGAGATTCTTCTTTGTGATGAGCCTACCGGTGCACTCGATTCGGAGACCAGCACGCAAATTATGGACCTTATTAAAGAAGTCGCCTCCGACCGTTTGGTTATCATGGTTACTCATAATCCCGAACTTGCACATGACTACGCAGATCGCATTGTAGAATTTAAAGATGGAAAAATCATCTCTGATAGTAATCCTTATGTTAGTGATGAGCGCGATGACAAGTTTGTCCTAAAACATACAAGCATGAGTTTCTTTACTGCACTTAAATTGTCATTCAATAATATCCGCACCAAAAAAGGTCGTACATTCCTCACATCCTTCGCTTCGAGCATCGGTATTATTGGGATTGCAGTTATCTTGAGTTTATCGTCTGGATTCCAAATTCAAATTGATAAATTCCAAGCAGATGCAATGTCGGAATTCCCGATTATTATTTCGCAATCCGCAATGAATATGGATGAAGAAACGATGAAACAGTATCAAGAAGGAATTGCTGCGAAGAAAGACTTCGTGGATTCTGATGAAGTCTACCTCTACAATCCAAAGGACCAAGAACTCATTCACAAAAACAAACTTGATGCCGAGTTCTTAGATTACCTGTCAGATATTGATCCGGAGTACACTGGCAATATTGGTTACACTTACATTACGGGTCTCAACCTGCTTCGCGAAGTAGATGGTAAAGCGCAACCCGTTTCGTTCACAGTTGCAAACAATAACAGTCAAATGGGCGCAGTTGTATCTGGAAATACCGGAATTTCAACCTTCCCTATTAACATTAATCCTGAAAAGAAATTCTTGGAAGGCAGTTATGATATTTTAGCGGGTGATTACCCTGCATCTGAAACTGATTTAGTTTTGGTTGTCGATGAGCAAAACCGTATCGATGAAAATCTCCTTGAAGGTCTTGGCTTTGATATTGATGGCATGGAGTCCATGAAATTCTCTGATATTGTAGGAACCGAAGTAAAATGGATTCCTAACAATGCATATTATAAAGAAACTAGATTTGGAAATTTCCTTCCTAATGATAATTACGACGAAATGTACGCCGATTCCGGCGCAATAACATTACGCATTTCAGCAGTAGTCCGTCAAGGCAAGGATTCACAAGTCGCCATCCTTAATAAAGGAATTGTTTACAGCGACGCACTTTCACAACGCATTATCGAACTTTCAAAAGACTCAGATATTGTCAACAAGCAAAAAGATGCCGACTACAACATCTTATCCATGGAAAAAATTGACGATGACTCAAAGAAACAAGTTTTATCATATCTAGGCGGCAGTGAAGAACCAGTTATGGTAACCGTTTATCCAAAAGACTTCGAAAATAAAGATAAAGTACTCGACTACCTTGACGCTTTCAATAAAGGTAAAGTATCGGAAGATAACGTTGTCTACACCGACCTTGCAAGCACAATGACAAATATGACCAAAGGAATTATGGACGGAATCACAATTGTCTTGATCGCCTTTGCAGCAATCTCATTAGTTGTTAGTCTCATCATGATTGGTATCATCACCTATACTTCGGTGATTGAACGTACCAAAGAGATTGGTATTCTAAAAGCACTCGGTGCACGCAAGAAAGATATTACACGTGTCTTTGATGCAGAGACATTCATTCTTGGTGTATTCTCAGGAACTTTGGGTGTCGTTATTGCTTATCTACTCACATTCCCAATCAACGCGATCATTTTCCAACTCACAGATTTATCGAATGTTGCGCAATTACAACCACTTCATGCTATTATCTTAGTAGCGATTAGTACTGTATTAACAATGATTGGTGGACATATCCCTGCGAAAATTGCATCGAAGAAAGATCCTGTCGTTGCATTGCAAAGTGAGTAA
- a CDS encoding MarR family winged helix-turn-helix transcriptional regulator, with the protein MGEYELWNEIFVSSQHVKGRFNTAMESLAKSEGLTVQQMLVMFGIHVGMLKTIGDVAKELKIFQANASTVCKKLENANLALRSKSDTDERVVILSLTPLGTDKITNIIHFLTGKLERMTQAFPNTFDLVAIRTGISELNKLVDAFIEFD; encoded by the coding sequence ATGGGTGAGTATGAGTTATGGAATGAAATATTCGTTTCGTCTCAACATGTAAAAGGTCGTTTTAACACTGCCATGGAATCCTTAGCCAAGTCAGAAGGGCTAACGGTTCAACAGATGCTTGTTATGTTTGGAATTCATGTTGGAATGTTGAAAACAATCGGTGATGTCGCAAAGGAATTGAAGATATTTCAAGCCAATGCATCCACTGTCTGTAAGAAACTTGAAAATGCAAATCTTGCACTCCGAAGTAAAAGTGATACCGATGAGCGTGTCGTTATATTATCTCTGACACCCTTAGGTACCGATAAGATAACCAACATCATTCATTTTCTAACCGGCAAGCTCGAACGAATGACACAAGCATTTCCCAATACATTTGATTTAGTTGCAATCCGCACAGGTATCAGTGAGTTAAACAAATTGGTTGATGCCTTCATAGAATTTGACTAA
- a CDS encoding DUF4127 family protein, with the protein MSKVVVLPIDDRPCHNDFIVDALRYVDNVSLVMAPKTMLGHFTNGGDVDAMASFLKTTCKDADMLIVSVDGLLYGGLVQARTAESTIDADKYKRLLDTLTILKQQNPKLKIYAYSVIMRLTTTVTDSSQLKTWESLFKYSQLVHRARIDAQFTKELHDVEATIPPKALEMYLNARKRNHAINRASVKLVAEGIIDYLVLVQEDTSEYGMHVEEQAALRALIQDLNVDNAVKMKNGTDEMVALLMARFLNQHGSSVTIDTQFVDPNYVAIFEDKPALVNLADSCDVARLTQGESENVLLVLPAKGKSIDLCFEAKPDEIQVDDAAIDAYMKYAGKPIAVLDLQFGNGGDIRSLERVMEALKPRHLIGYSAWNTGSNSIGTILLDIVIANRYHVNPEYVAMRIVDDALYQGDVRSVINQEMKSRGLDVWAENYDAAINEETTQLLNKTIQQYPFIGDYTVNAHLPWGRSFEVLIEVKKYEEV; encoded by the coding sequence ATGAGTAAAGTAGTTGTACTACCAATTGACGATCGTCCATGCCATAACGACTTTATTGTCGATGCGCTGCGATATGTTGATAATGTTTCGCTAGTGATGGCACCAAAGACAATGTTAGGTCACTTTACAAACGGTGGCGATGTTGACGCAATGGCATCGTTCTTAAAAACAACATGCAAGGATGCGGACATGCTTATTGTTTCTGTTGATGGTCTTCTTTATGGTGGCTTGGTACAGGCGCGAACTGCGGAGTCGACAATTGATGCAGATAAATATAAACGGTTGCTTGATACGCTTACTATCTTAAAACAACAAAATCCAAAGCTTAAAATTTATGCATATTCAGTAATTATGAGACTGACAACAACAGTCACGGATTCGAGCCAATTGAAGACGTGGGAATCACTATTTAAGTATTCCCAACTTGTTCACCGGGCCCGAATTGATGCACAGTTTACGAAAGAGTTGCACGATGTGGAAGCAACGATTCCGCCCAAAGCTTTGGAGATGTATTTGAATGCAAGAAAACGCAATCATGCAATCAATCGCGCCAGCGTCAAATTAGTTGCAGAAGGTATTATCGACTATTTGGTACTTGTTCAGGAAGATACAAGCGAATACGGTATGCATGTTGAAGAACAGGCAGCGTTGCGTGCTTTGATTCAGGATTTGAATGTCGATAATGCAGTGAAAATGAAAAATGGTACCGATGAAATGGTCGCGTTACTCATGGCTCGTTTCCTAAATCAACACGGAAGCAGCGTAACGATTGATACACAATTTGTAGATCCAAATTATGTGGCAATCTTTGAGGATAAACCAGCCTTAGTCAATCTTGCTGACTCCTGCGATGTTGCACGACTTACTCAAGGTGAGAGCGAGAATGTGCTCTTAGTGTTGCCAGCTAAGGGGAAGTCCATTGATTTGTGTTTTGAGGCTAAGCCTGATGAAATTCAAGTGGACGATGCGGCAATTGATGCCTATATGAAGTATGCAGGGAAGCCGATCGCAGTGCTTGATTTGCAGTTTGGAAACGGTGGCGATATTCGCTCGCTTGAGCGTGTGATGGAGGCGCTGAAACCAAGACATCTAATTGGATACAGTGCATGGAACACCGGTAGCAACTCAATTGGAACCATCCTTTTGGATATTGTTATTGCCAACCGATACCACGTTAATCCTGAATATGTTGCAATGCGTATTGTTGATGATGCCTTGTATCAAGGTGATGTACGCTCAGTAATCAATCAAGAGATGAAATCGCGCGGCCTTGATGTTTGGGCTGAGAACTATGATGCAGCAATAAATGAAGAAACAACGCAACTTCTTAACAAAACGATTCAACAATATCCCTTTATTGGAGATTATACGGTAAACGCACACTTACCGTGGGGTCGCAGTTTTGAAGTATTGATAGAGGTGAAGAAATATGAAGAAGTATGA
- a CDS encoding FAD-dependent oxidoreductase: MKKYDVIVVGGGSAGVVAALSSARSGAETLLIEELSIFGGTNTNSLVGPLVPFLGEENRQIVDGIPQEIIDRLQEIGGSKGHLPDPIDFAYALTPVDFRALQTVQANLINAQENLDVIINTSVVKANVENRKVVSLETINRFGDHRIYSGDVIIDATGDADITTLAGADVIVGRESDGKGQPMTMCFNVGNVDLERVRDDVAANPENFAVSEAIAKGQRMDYVAVSGYFEEVRGSEDFPINRDRLLFFEGVQEGEVGVNTTRILNLSSLNQEELQQAAAEGQRQVLELFKWLRNNIAAFKDSYIKDVGVIGVRESRHIVGHKKLTEMDVLSGAKQERSIAVGAYPIDIHSPDSAMMEFLEENIVRNFEIDLDMLLPTKIDNIIVAGRPISATHAAHAASRVSVTCMAIGQSAGIVAALAAKSRVNVINLNYDAIKTAIHQMGGITER; encoded by the coding sequence ATGAAGAAGTATGATGTAATTGTAGTTGGAGGTGGAAGTGCTGGTGTTGTTGCTGCACTTTCCAGTGCCCGTAGTGGAGCTGAGACGCTCTTAATCGAAGAGTTATCAATCTTTGGGGGCACAAATACAAACTCACTTGTTGGACCGCTTGTTCCATTCCTTGGTGAAGAGAACCGACAAATTGTTGATGGTATTCCCCAGGAAATAATTGATCGCCTGCAAGAAATTGGTGGATCCAAAGGACATTTACCCGATCCGATTGACTTCGCCTATGCATTAACACCAGTTGATTTTAGGGCGTTACAAACGGTTCAAGCAAACCTGATAAATGCGCAAGAGAATTTAGATGTCATTATTAACACCAGTGTTGTCAAAGCAAATGTCGAAAATCGCAAAGTTGTATCACTCGAAACAATCAATCGATTTGGTGATCACCGTATTTACAGCGGGGATGTTATCATCGATGCTACGGGTGATGCTGATATCACAACCTTAGCGGGTGCAGATGTCATTGTCGGTCGCGAAAGTGATGGCAAGGGGCAACCGATGACGATGTGCTTTAATGTGGGTAATGTGGATTTGGAACGCGTAAGGGATGATGTCGCTGCGAACCCCGAAAACTTTGCGGTGAGTGAAGCTATTGCAAAGGGTCAGCGCATGGATTATGTTGCGGTCTCGGGATATTTTGAAGAAGTACGGGGGAGTGAAGATTTCCCAATTAATCGCGACCGCCTTCTCTTTTTTGAAGGGGTTCAAGAGGGTGAAGTGGGTGTTAATACAACACGCATCTTAAATCTATCCAGCTTGAATCAAGAGGAATTGCAACAGGCTGCAGCTGAAGGACAGCGTCAAGTCTTGGAACTCTTTAAGTGGTTAAGGAATAACATTGCGGCATTCAAGGATTCCTATATCAAAGATGTGGGTGTCATTGGAGTTCGAGAATCACGTCATATTGTGGGTCATAAGAAACTGACAGAGATGGATGTACTCTCGGGTGCCAAACAAGAGCGATCAATTGCGGTTGGTGCATATCCGATTGATATTCACTCCCCCGATTCAGCCATGATGGAGTTTCTCGAAGAGAATATTGTACGTAACTTTGAAATCGATTTGGATATGTTACTTCCGACAAAAATTGATAACATTATTGTCGCAGGACGTCCAATAAGTGCGACACATGCTGCACATGCTGCAAGTCGTGTTAGTGTTACGTGCATGGCGATTGGTCAATCCGCGGGGATTGTTGCCGCACTCGCTGCAAAGTCCCGTGTAAATGTAATCAATCTAAACTATGATGCAATTAAAACGGCAATCCATCAAATGGGTGGAATTACTGAACGCTAA